A genomic region of Ewingella sp. CoE-038-23 contains the following coding sequences:
- a CDS encoding amidohydrolase, which yields MSTLKLSLLQQPLVWLDGEANLAHFDALLAPLTDRDLIVLPEMFTTGFAMQAPDRALPEVRVVEWLQKWAKTLNAMIGGSVALNTDKGAVNRFLLVEPQGRVHFYDKRHLFRMAGEHNYYVAGKKREVVEWRGWRILPQVCYDLRFPVWSRNQQDYDLALYVANWPAPRSRHWSALLTARAIENQAYVAGCNRVGDDDYGHHYSGDSVIINPQGEDLTRAEPGAAIVLSAELSLEALQDYREAFPAWRDADTFLRHE from the coding sequence GTGTCAACTTTAAAACTCTCATTACTGCAACAACCCTTGGTCTGGCTGGACGGCGAAGCCAACCTCGCCCACTTCGACGCCCTGCTGGCGCCTTTAACCGACCGCGACCTGATTGTGCTGCCCGAGATGTTCACCACCGGTTTCGCGATGCAGGCTCCCGACCGTGCACTGCCGGAAGTTCGCGTGGTGGAGTGGCTGCAAAAGTGGGCGAAAACCCTGAATGCCATGATTGGCGGCAGCGTCGCGCTGAACACCGATAAAGGCGCGGTAAACCGTTTCCTGCTGGTTGAGCCGCAGGGCAGAGTTCACTTCTATGACAAGCGCCACCTGTTCCGCATGGCCGGTGAGCACAACTATTATGTGGCGGGGAAAAAGCGTGAAGTCGTCGAGTGGCGCGGCTGGCGAATTCTGCCGCAGGTGTGCTACGACCTGAGATTCCCGGTCTGGTCGCGCAATCAGCAAGATTATGATTTGGCGCTGTATGTGGCTAACTGGCCAGCGCCGCGCAGCCGCCATTGGTCGGCATTGTTGACCGCCCGCGCTATTGAAAATCAGGCTTACGTCGCCGGTTGTAACCGCGTGGGGGATGACGATTACGGCCATCACTACAGCGGCGACAGCGTGATCATCAACCCGCAGGGGGAAGATTTGACCCGCGCCGAGCCGGGCGCAGCCATTGTGCTGAGTGCTGAACTGTCGCTGGAGGCGCTGCAAGACTACCGCGAAGCCTTCCCGGCGTGGCGCGACGCCGATACCTTCTTACGTCACGAGTAA
- a CDS encoding pyridoxal phosphate-dependent aminotransferase, which translates to MSKAALIPQSKLPALGTTIFTQMSALAQQHNAINLSQGFPDFDGPDYLKQRLAHHVSQGANQYAPMTGTAALREAIAEKTAQIYGYAPDAASDITITAGATEALYIAITALIREGDEVIAFDPSYDSYAPAVELAGGVMKRIQLQPPEFSIDWAAFADQISSRTKLVIINTPHNPSATTLSHQDIEQLWQHIAEHDIFVLSDEVYEHICFAPEGHASVLRHPELRPRAIAVSSFGKTFHMTGWRVGYCIAPAIITAELRKVHQYLTFSITTPVQLALADMLRQEPQHWQALPEFYQAKRDRLAKGLANSRLKVLPSQGTYFLLVDYSDVSDLDDVAFCHWLTEHVGVAAIPMSVFCAAPFPHKLIRLCFAKQETTLDAAAERLCQL; encoded by the coding sequence ATGAGTAAAGCAGCGCTGATCCCACAAAGTAAACTTCCGGCCTTGGGCACGACCATTTTTACCCAGATGAGTGCCCTCGCCCAGCAGCACAATGCCATTAATCTGTCACAAGGTTTTCCCGATTTTGACGGCCCGGACTACCTCAAACAGCGCCTTGCGCATCACGTCAGTCAGGGTGCCAACCAGTACGCGCCGATGACCGGTACCGCCGCGCTGCGCGAAGCTATTGCCGAGAAAACGGCGCAGATTTATGGCTACGCGCCGGATGCCGCCAGCGACATCACCATCACCGCCGGGGCCACGGAAGCCTTATATATCGCCATCACCGCACTGATCCGCGAAGGTGACGAAGTGATTGCCTTCGACCCAAGCTATGACAGCTATGCACCAGCCGTTGAACTGGCGGGCGGGGTGATGAAGCGCATTCAGCTCCAGCCGCCGGAATTTAGCATCGACTGGGCGGCCTTTGCCGACCAAATTAGCAGTCGCACTAAGCTGGTTATTATCAATACGCCGCATAACCCTTCGGCAACGACGCTAAGTCATCAGGATATCGAGCAGCTTTGGCAGCACATCGCTGAGCACGACATCTTCGTGCTCAGCGATGAAGTCTACGAGCACATCTGCTTCGCGCCCGAAGGCCATGCCAGCGTGCTGCGCCACCCTGAGTTGCGCCCGCGCGCGATTGCCGTCTCCTCCTTCGGCAAAACCTTCCACATGACCGGCTGGCGCGTCGGCTACTGCATTGCCCCCGCGATCATCACTGCCGAATTGCGTAAAGTGCATCAATACTTGACCTTCTCCATCACCACCCCGGTGCAGCTGGCGCTGGCCGACATGCTGCGCCAAGAGCCGCAACACTGGCAGGCGCTGCCCGAGTTTTATCAGGCCAAGCGCGATCGTTTAGCCAAGGGCCTGGCGAACAGTCGCCTGAAAGTGCTGCCGAGCCAAGGCACCTATTTCCTGCTGGTCGATTACAGCGATGTCTCTGATTTAGATGACGTTGCATTCTGCCACTGGCTGACCGAACATGTTGGTGTCGCGGCGATCCCGATGTCGGTGTTCTGCGCCGCACCTTTCCCACACAAACTGATCCGGCTGTGTTTCGCCAAACAAGAAACCACGCTGGACGCTGCTGCGGAGCGACTGTGTCAACTTTAA
- a CDS encoding prepilin peptidase translates to MTEFLRLFYPPLMCLIGLIIGSFLNVVIYRLPLMLYRDDAAAPAINLSWPASHCPNCKEKVAKRDNIPVLSWLLLRGRCRHCHMPISVQYPLIEALTGLAFLLLALRYVPAYSEVQLGLFALMFAILLCLSVIDFHHLLLPDPLVFLLLWSGLGASAMGYLPLPLADAVLGVIVSWGVLSALGWGYQKARRMEGLGWGDIKLFAAGSAWCGLQALPQLILASALFGIVAHILSVMRRRRLKQPTGSEPPYFPFGPSIALATLLLFHLNLS, encoded by the coding sequence GTGACCGAATTTTTGCGCCTGTTTTACCCCCCGCTGATGTGCCTGATTGGCCTGATCATTGGCAGTTTTTTAAATGTGGTGATCTACCGACTGCCGCTGATGCTGTACCGCGACGACGCCGCCGCGCCTGCCATAAACCTAAGCTGGCCCGCCTCGCACTGCCCGAACTGTAAGGAAAAGGTGGCGAAGCGCGACAATATTCCCGTGCTGAGTTGGCTACTGCTGCGCGGCCGCTGCCGTCACTGCCACATGCCGATATCCGTACAATATCCGCTGATTGAAGCCCTCACCGGACTGGCTTTCCTGCTGTTAGCACTCCGCTACGTGCCAGCCTACAGTGAAGTGCAACTGGGCCTGTTTGCCCTGATGTTCGCCATTTTGCTCTGCCTGTCGGTGATTGATTTTCACCATCTGCTGCTGCCCGATCCGCTGGTGTTTCTGCTGCTGTGGAGTGGCCTTGGCGCGTCGGCAATGGGCTATCTGCCCCTGCCGCTGGCCGATGCCGTGCTGGGCGTGATAGTGAGCTGGGGCGTACTTAGCGCGCTGGGTTGGGGATATCAGAAAGCCCGTCGGATGGAAGGCTTGGGGTGGGGCGACATCAAACTCTTCGCTGCGGGCTCCGCGTGGTGTGGCCTGCAGGCCCTGCCGCAGCTGATTCTGGCCTCGGCGCTGTTTGGCATCGTGGCACATATTCTGTCAGTAATGCGCCGACGTCGCCTTAAACAGCCCACCGGGTCAGAGCCGCCCTACTTCCCTTTTGGGCCGTCCATTGCCTTGGCGACCCTGCTGCTGTTCCATCTAAATCTGTCGTGA
- a CDS encoding type II secretion system F family protein, which produces MRKLAKSQRLYLYQFCADMIHAELPLYDTLLKLQQEGAKLLGKGFSHKLKNITDRMRESTSISAVFEELIPRDELSVIHAAERSGSLADGFLTLVNVIRYNAELSKKLISAVIFPIIMLVLAFIVIAGYAVKVFPAFEAVVPINSWPGVTQALYHFGKALVEGLWLKIVVGVIAGVFLIRFTMGNLTGFFRDRCLDKILPFSTYKQIGASVFLNNMALMLKNGIPINDALEIIKLNSNRWLRHHIDSMLYKMSHGQNYGEALDSGLFGHEELLNISLYAGLPSFNQVLNSVSSRSRDKIQEYIHKLSGLLKSLATLVLGGCVIWVFISLFALSDAISQMTSF; this is translated from the coding sequence TTGAGAAAATTAGCTAAATCGCAGCGTCTTTATCTTTACCAATTTTGCGCCGACATGATCCATGCCGAGCTGCCGCTGTATGACACGCTGCTCAAACTCCAGCAAGAAGGGGCAAAATTGCTGGGCAAAGGCTTCAGCCATAAGCTCAAAAACATTACCGACAGAATGCGCGAGAGCACCTCGATATCCGCGGTTTTTGAAGAACTTATCCCGCGCGATGAGCTCAGCGTTATTCACGCCGCCGAGCGCAGTGGCAGCCTCGCCGACGGCTTTCTGACGCTGGTTAACGTCATTCGCTACAACGCCGAACTGAGTAAAAAACTTATTTCGGCGGTGATCTTCCCGATCATCATGCTGGTGCTGGCGTTTATCGTGATCGCGGGTTACGCCGTCAAGGTGTTTCCCGCCTTTGAAGCGGTGGTGCCCATCAACAGTTGGCCGGGCGTGACGCAGGCGTTGTACCACTTCGGCAAGGCGCTGGTTGAAGGCTTATGGCTAAAAATCGTCGTGGGCGTCATCGCTGGCGTTTTCCTGATTCGCTTTACCATGGGCAACCTGACGGGCTTCTTCCGCGATCGCTGTCTGGATAAAATCCTGCCCTTCTCCACCTATAAACAGATTGGCGCATCGGTATTTCTTAACAATATGGCGCTGATGCTGAAAAACGGTATTCCCATTAACGATGCTTTGGAAATCATCAAGTTAAACTCCAATCGCTGGCTCAGACACCATATCGATAGCATGCTGTATAAGATGTCCCACGGCCAAAACTACGGGGAAGCCCTCGATAGCGGCCTGTTTGGGCATGAGGAGCTGTTGAACATCAGCCTGTACGCCGGACTTCCCTCTTTTAATCAGGTGCTTAACTCAGTTTCCAGCCGCTCGCGGGACAAGATTCAGGAATATATTCATAAATTGTCCGGATTGCTGAAATCCCTCGCCACGCTGGTGCTCGGCGGCTGCGTGATTTGGGTCTTTATCTCACTGTTTGCCCTATCAGACGCCATCTCCCAAATGACCTCCTTCTAA
- a CDS encoding ATPase, T2SS/T4P/T4SS family — MSFEYLKLESPDITGSGWLFKEYDEHLLTASLADKHYLICPRPLLEYLPLIQFDLWRLSKAQSPNISGIVQVSDGAYYEILEELSSQNRQLAALGTSSTQKTLEQILLYAVDSGASDLHITRNEVVAIIELRINGVLTLYMQMKSQKCDELVFVLYNVEASTKDTTWNRNIPQSANILYMLNKKSYRFRYAHFPIFGEEDGCYHAVLRIIPSGVSKTVVASLDKLGISHAELDDLKKILRNPYGAYIISGTTGSGKSTTLKNLMEWLQINRYGDKGCFLTVEDPVEYQIYGAKQSSVLNAEDGGFHVAIKSALRRDPDVLMVGEIRDSISANALAGAVESGHYCFTTVHAGNIVSLLQRLCAMGITSDKLSTPGFIAGLQCQKLVPILCNACKKSTRATDYGKAYALFARNSDGCDACKHTGVAGRQLVVEYMLPTHAELECIAKEQWLKVYGLWRNKRALSTSLTEGFEIKEKVLAAVLEGRVCANWFAMEFGTLLEEDMEVLLEKIS, encoded by the coding sequence GTGAGCTTTGAATACCTGAAACTTGAGTCTCCCGATATCACCGGCAGCGGCTGGCTGTTTAAAGAATATGATGAGCACCTGCTCACGGCCTCTTTGGCAGATAAGCACTACCTGATTTGCCCGCGCCCGCTGCTGGAGTATCTGCCGCTGATTCAATTTGATCTCTGGCGGCTGAGCAAAGCCCAGTCGCCGAACATCAGCGGCATCGTGCAGGTCAGCGACGGCGCGTATTACGAAATCCTTGAAGAGCTATCCTCGCAGAATCGCCAGTTAGCCGCGCTGGGCACCAGCTCAACCCAAAAAACGCTGGAGCAGATCCTGCTCTACGCCGTGGACTCCGGCGCCAGCGATTTGCATATCACCCGCAATGAAGTGGTGGCGATCATTGAGCTGCGCATCAATGGCGTGCTGACACTCTACATGCAGATGAAATCGCAGAAATGCGATGAGCTGGTCTTCGTGCTCTACAACGTGGAGGCCAGCACCAAAGACACCACCTGGAATCGCAACATTCCGCAGAGCGCCAACATTCTCTACATGCTGAACAAGAAGAGTTATCGCTTTCGCTATGCCCACTTTCCGATTTTTGGCGAAGAGGATGGCTGCTACCACGCCGTGCTGCGCATCATCCCCTCCGGCGTGTCAAAAACCGTGGTCGCCAGCCTGGATAAGCTGGGGATCAGCCATGCCGAATTGGACGACCTGAAAAAAATCCTGCGCAACCCGTACGGCGCCTACATCATCTCGGGCACCACGGGATCGGGGAAATCGACCACCTTAAAGAATCTGATGGAGTGGTTGCAGATCAATCGCTATGGCGACAAAGGCTGCTTCCTCACCGTCGAAGATCCGGTGGAGTATCAAATCTACGGCGCGAAGCAAAGCTCGGTGCTGAATGCCGAAGACGGCGGTTTTCACGTCGCCATCAAATCCGCGCTGCGCCGCGACCCGGACGTGCTGATGGTGGGGGAAATTCGCGACAGCATCTCCGCCAACGCGCTGGCCGGAGCCGTCGAAAGTGGTCACTACTGCTTCACCACGGTCCACGCCGGCAATATTGTTTCGCTGTTGCAGCGCCTGTGCGCCATGGGCATCACCAGCGATAAGCTCTCGACGCCCGGCTTTATTGCCGGACTCCAGTGCCAAAAGCTGGTCCCTATCTTGTGTAACGCCTGCAAAAAATCCACCCGCGCCACCGACTACGGCAAGGCCTACGCCCTGTTTGCCCGGAATAGCGATGGCTGCGACGCCTGCAAGCATACCGGCGTGGCGGGTAGGCAACTGGTGGTGGAATACATGTTGCCAACTCACGCCGAGCTGGAATGTATCGCCAAAGAGCAGTGGCTCAAAGTCTATGGCCTGTGGCGCAACAAACGCGCCCTTTCGACCTCACTCACCGAGGGTTTTGAAATCAAAGAGAAAGTGTTGGCCGCCGTGCTGGAAGGACGCGTCTGCGCCAACTGGTTTGCCATGGAGTTTGGCACCCTGCTTGAAGAGGACATGGAGGTTCTGCTTGAGAAAATTAGCTAA
- a CDS encoding type II and III secretion system protein, whose translation MNNKLWILCLSAMLPGCTHYFDQKYDLDSEANKLPQVVEADATKTRPYQKYNTAFLGKRVEYSAKKQQLLSQSINIESYEPIDLQTLLDTVAAQAGISYRINDSLPNSDKMSNQEPEYQAHSISFKGTFEEFMRYISSLYDVAASLDHNNVLTTKLYETYAIKLDFYGQNNKSETSLDLSSNEVSSEGGLVAKSETKFESSFWEDVKDMAEKYVSSGVYSIFKDASILTFTARPSEYKTLSAILKKYQTDNSRQFIVSYKVFVLDKRKIKKAGAALNLAFVNGGTGINLSTAMMKSAEGSLKASRQFYTPDSGRMLNINAQLDALYELSGSRVLQSGTFVTRNNVPIPLNMTKRQNYVSGRTRTINETTNRETIEITTDKIITGTSFIITPRVLSDGRIEVSSGFTKRFLNGLDTFDLIQLPVVTTTETFNVSTVTAGTLLMVSKYEATETSDGQRAMLLGAGGESNQSDATVVMVVGIDYHQAPYTYK comes from the coding sequence ATGAATAATAAATTATGGATACTTTGCTTGTCCGCTATGTTACCGGGCTGCACTCACTACTTTGACCAAAAATATGATTTGGATAGCGAAGCCAATAAGCTGCCGCAGGTGGTCGAGGCAGATGCTACTAAAACGCGCCCCTATCAAAAATACAACACGGCCTTCCTCGGTAAGCGTGTTGAATATAGCGCCAAAAAACAGCAGCTATTGAGTCAAAGTATTAATATTGAATCCTATGAACCTATCGATCTCCAGACCTTGCTTGATACCGTCGCCGCCCAGGCAGGGATAAGTTATCGCATCAATGATTCGCTTCCCAATAGCGACAAGATGAGCAACCAAGAGCCTGAATATCAGGCACACAGCATCAGTTTTAAGGGCACATTCGAAGAGTTTATGCGTTACATCTCATCGCTTTATGATGTAGCAGCCAGTCTCGATCACAATAATGTTTTGACCACCAAGCTGTATGAAACCTATGCCATCAAACTCGATTTCTATGGGCAAAATAATAAATCCGAAACGTCACTCGACCTGTCGAGTAATGAGGTCAGCTCAGAAGGCGGCTTAGTTGCCAAGTCAGAAACCAAGTTTGAATCCTCCTTCTGGGAAGACGTTAAAGATATGGCGGAGAAGTATGTTTCCAGCGGCGTGTATAGCATTTTCAAAGATGCCTCTATTTTAACCTTTACCGCCAGACCTTCTGAATATAAGACGCTGAGCGCCATATTGAAAAAATACCAGACGGACAATAGCCGACAATTTATTGTGAGCTATAAAGTCTTTGTGCTGGATAAGCGGAAAATTAAAAAAGCCGGTGCAGCGTTAAACCTCGCCTTTGTTAACGGTGGCACGGGAATTAACCTTTCCACGGCGATGATGAAATCGGCAGAGGGAAGCCTTAAAGCATCGCGCCAGTTCTACACGCCCGACTCCGGGCGCATGCTGAATATTAATGCCCAGCTTGACGCGTTATATGAGCTTTCTGGATCACGGGTTTTGCAGAGCGGCACCTTCGTCACTCGCAATAATGTGCCGATCCCGTTAAATATGACCAAGAGACAAAATTATGTTTCCGGCCGCACCAGAACCATTAATGAAACGACTAACCGCGAAACCATTGAAATTACCACCGACAAAATCATTACGGGCACCAGCTTTATTATTACCCCACGAGTTCTGTCCGACGGGAGAATAGAAGTCTCCAGTGGTTTTACCAAACGTTTTTTAAATGGTCTGGATACCTTTGATTTGATTCAGCTTCCGGTGGTTACCACCACTGAAACCTTTAATGTTTCCACCGTTACGGCGGGCACATTATTAATGGTGAGCAAATATGAAGCCACGGAGACGTCAGACGGCCAGCGCGCCATGCTGTTAGGTGCGGGCGGCGAGAGCAACCAGTCAGATGCCACCGTCGTCATGGTGGTGGGTATTGATTATCATCAGGCGCCCTATACCTACAAATGA
- a CDS encoding TcpQ domain-containing protein — MKGIFKTLSALIFLISSMPYASLHSDSHSVKNDNATLSGSLLNKPLLHAEVTIQNQILVLHENRLLSQEIKTWANKVGYKLLWNSDSDYMIFTDTVISGKNNDEILTDLGNMFASENYGLVIKFYSKNKVLIVDGQ, encoded by the coding sequence ATGAAAGGGATATTTAAAACGCTATCTGCACTCATTTTTTTGATTAGCTCAATGCCTTACGCGTCGCTGCATAGCGATAGTCACTCGGTAAAAAACGATAACGCGACGTTATCTGGCTCGCTATTAAATAAACCACTGCTGCATGCCGAAGTGACGATTCAGAACCAAATTCTGGTGCTGCATGAGAACCGGCTATTAAGTCAGGAAATTAAAACTTGGGCGAATAAAGTCGGCTACAAACTGCTGTGGAATAGCGACAGTGATTACATGATATTTACCGATACGGTGATATCAGGCAAAAACAATGATGAAATACTTACTGACCTGGGGAATATGTTTGCCTCAGAAAACTATGGCCTGGTGATTAAGTTTTACAGCAAAAATAAAGTATTAATCGTTGATGGGCAGTGA
- a CDS encoding type II secretion system protein codes for MYKFSRGFTLLEMLVVLAIIGLGMAFTMDLKQKKVEEIKQRQTAKLITGEIRGLIDFIQQGKISVIENGKGNHLKINPLYDLTLTGARKDIYSKRVTNYKFADPLQTAKFFEWHSSVSQRSYFTSNSCGPESLNTPYHFEKEYLPCAYPSQLKNDVLNIVRVDVVGDPSRLDIDRVDFIISYTPLTQQAEDKLKFDSYLQAFNQAFESTGLSYSHAHILVRPLGSSANSAWTLLMTGSGSKREPVNFGDMSRYIASAESHLQQQFGIRFSVSTKNEHTGKNGADKLCWDGTKSKSTLCLSSADGQGYNHSDNQLLVLQAENPDGTKTVGTLLSNVILESPGRYTHSKPELTTIPLISYAAFGNSMNTDVPPLAGARYDQDYMGPLLEEGGRITLPVQRCPLGPNNRQLYPRIAAAISSVSSDVSYNSKQNVATHLRDYSNPALTRSIAPSSISSDFSKVEIQVNRYGKIWVVTSTVAAYNRAYEKTFSYRNPSSVSVVITRWCSTIEVDYSRSYFRNPFGQPN; via the coding sequence GTGTATAAATTCTCTCGCGGTTTCACATTGCTTGAAATGTTAGTTGTGCTGGCAATCATCGGCCTTGGCATGGCTTTTACAATGGATTTAAAGCAAAAGAAAGTTGAAGAAATTAAACAACGACAGACGGCAAAACTGATAACCGGTGAGATACGCGGCCTGATTGACTTTATTCAGCAAGGTAAGATTTCTGTTATTGAAAACGGTAAAGGGAATCATTTAAAAATCAATCCGCTTTATGACTTAACATTAACCGGAGCCAGAAAAGATATTTACAGCAAAAGAGTCACTAATTATAAATTTGCGGATCCCCTGCAAACCGCAAAATTCTTTGAATGGCACAGTTCTGTAAGCCAAAGGAGCTATTTCACCAGCAATAGCTGCGGGCCTGAATCATTAAATACGCCCTACCATTTCGAGAAAGAGTACCTTCCTTGCGCCTACCCTAGCCAGCTTAAGAATGATGTATTAAATATTGTCCGCGTTGATGTTGTCGGCGATCCCTCACGTTTGGATATCGATCGGGTAGATTTTATTATCAGCTACACTCCTTTGACCCAACAAGCAGAGGATAAGCTGAAGTTCGATAGCTACCTTCAGGCTTTTAATCAGGCCTTTGAGAGTACGGGACTTAGCTATTCACACGCCCATATTCTGGTTCGCCCTCTGGGTAGCTCGGCGAATTCAGCCTGGACGCTGCTGATGACGGGTAGCGGCAGTAAGAGAGAGCCGGTGAATTTTGGCGACATGAGTCGCTATATCGCCAGCGCCGAAAGCCATCTGCAACAGCAATTTGGTATTCGTTTCTCCGTTAGCACGAAAAACGAGCACACCGGTAAAAACGGGGCTGACAAGCTCTGCTGGGATGGCACCAAATCAAAATCAACGCTCTGCCTCTCAAGTGCAGACGGGCAAGGCTATAACCATTCCGATAACCAACTGCTGGTTTTGCAAGCAGAAAATCCCGACGGTACCAAGACGGTGGGCACCCTGCTTTCAAACGTGATCCTCGAAAGCCCGGGCAGATATACCCATTCTAAGCCGGAATTAACCACCATTCCGCTGATCAGCTATGCCGCCTTCGGTAATAGCATGAATACCGATGTTCCCCCTCTAGCAGGAGCCAGATATGACCAAGATTACATGGGACCGCTGCTAGAAGAAGGGGGCAGAATCACCCTGCCCGTCCAGCGCTGCCCCCTTGGCCCAAATAATCGCCAGCTTTATCCGCGAATTGCGGCAGCCATTTCTTCCGTATCGTCCGATGTTTCCTATAACTCGAAACAGAATGTGGCGACACACCTTAGAGATTATTCCAATCCGGCATTAACTCGTTCCATTGCTCCAAGCTCCATATCTTCTGATTTTAGTAAAGTTGAAATTCAGGTTAACCGTTACGGAAAGATATGGGTCGTGACCTCCACCGTGGCGGCTTATAACCGGGCCTATGAAAAAACCTTTAGCTACCGTAACCCAAGCTCCGTATCTGTGGTGATCACCAGATGGTGCAGCACGATTGAAGTTGATTATTCACGTAGTTATTTCAGAAACCCATTTGGACAACCTAATTAA
- a CDS encoding type IV pilus major pilin — protein MLKNKANAYKKFRKQRGMSLLEVIIVLGIVGTIAAGVVVLAQRAFSSQSITKLVSNTNSIRLAAQEAYRNTSYPVPSATAGVNMTPTTILNTTNSKVMIAALVQLGKLSESEAKNGISGDYFHMGGTRISTVATAGLKGFFLTVNGLDQTQCRNIITQIGNQWDYVGVVSAAPGVDAAAPASLDVAPGPAVLRSLHSNGNITITPAATLGVCSANANNAIVLGSR, from the coding sequence ATGCTTAAGAATAAAGCTAACGCGTATAAAAAATTTAGAAAACAACGAGGAATGTCATTACTCGAAGTCATTATCGTTCTGGGTATTGTCGGGACGATTGCCGCAGGGGTGGTGGTGCTTGCACAGCGCGCCTTCAGCAGCCAGTCCATCACTAAATTGGTGAGTAACACCAACAGCATCCGTTTGGCTGCACAGGAAGCCTATCGAAATACCAGCTACCCGGTTCCTTCAGCAACCGCCGGGGTTAACATGACGCCAACAACTATCCTCAACACCACTAACTCGAAAGTGATGATCGCGGCATTAGTGCAGTTAGGCAAGCTGTCTGAATCCGAAGCGAAAAACGGCATTTCTGGCGACTACTTCCATATGGGCGGTACCAGAATCAGCACCGTCGCCACCGCAGGATTGAAAGGCTTCTTCCTGACTGTAAACGGTTTAGATCAAACCCAGTGTCGTAACATCATTACCCAAATCGGTAATCAGTGGGACTACGTTGGCGTGGTCTCCGCCGCGCCGGGTGTTGATGCCGCCGCACCAGCCTCTCTTGATGTCGCACCGGGCCCTGCCGTGTTGAGAAGCCTGCATTCTAACGGCAACATCACTATCACCCCTGCGGCAACCTTGGGCGTTTGTTCTGCCAACGCCAATAACGCCATTGTTTTAGGCAGTCGCTAA
- a CDS encoding DUF1456 family protein → MMHNDVLRSVRHMLDLSEGRLIEILKTTGVPVSPEVMSRYLKKEDEEGYMEVPDEVMANFLNGLITFKRGKDDRFPVPEVEKRVTNNIMLKKLRVAFELKTEDMLSVLAAADFKMSEGELSAFFRKEGHKNYRPCGDQVLRYFLKGLTARVRPSKA, encoded by the coding sequence ATGATGCATAACGACGTCTTGCGCAGCGTGCGCCACATGCTTGATTTAAGCGAAGGCAGACTGATTGAGATCCTCAAAACGACCGGCGTGCCCGTCAGCCCGGAAGTGATGTCCCGCTATCTGAAAAAAGAGGACGAAGAGGGCTATATGGAAGTGCCTGACGAAGTCATGGCTAACTTCCTCAACGGTTTGATCACCTTCAAGCGTGGTAAAGACGACCGTTTCCCGGTGCCAGAAGTAGAAAAACGCGTTACCAACAACATCATGTTGAAGAAGCTGCGCGTGGCTTTTGAACTGAAAACCGAAGATATGCTGAGCGTGTTGGCCGCCGCCGATTTCAAAATGTCCGAAGGCGAACTGAGCGCGTTCTTCCGCAAAGAAGGCCACAAGAACTACCGTCCTTGCGGCGATCAGGTTCTGCGCTACTTCCTGAAAGGTTTGACCGCGCGAGTCCGCCCGTCTAAAGCCTAA